A portion of the Gasterosteus aculeatus chromosome 12, fGasAcu3.hap1.1, whole genome shotgun sequence genome contains these proteins:
- the fsh-beta gene encoding follicle stimulating hormone beta subunit precursor (The RefSeq protein has 5 substitutions compared to this genomic sequence), with translation MQLVVMAAMLALAAAEEDCRSGCQENSFSIEVEVCGQNTSIHTTICSGWCETKAPVYSSHQPPPDQNTCNGDWSYEVTHIDGCPEAVTYPVARDCKCQVCNPEEPSMHCGYHPVYNPSCPSM, from the exons ATGCAGCTGGTTGTCATGGCAGCCATGCTGGCGCTGGCGGCGGCCGAGGAGGACTGCCGCAACGGGTGCCAAGAGAACAGCTTCAGCATCGAGGTGGAGGTCTGTGGCCGAAACACGTCCATCCTCACCACCATCTGCATGGGCCGGTGCGAGACCAAG GCCCCCGTCTACAGCAGCCATCAGCCCCCGCCGGACCAGAACACGTGTAACGGGGACTGGTCCTACGAGGTGACACACATTGACGGGTGTCCCGAGGCCGTCACCTACCCCGTGGCCAGGGACTGCAAGTGCCAGGTGTGCAACCCCGAGGAACCCAGCATGCACTGCGGGTACCACCCGGTGTACAACCCCAGCTGTCCGTCCATGTAA